A stretch of the Bradyrhizobium arachidis genome encodes the following:
- a CDS encoding molybdopterin-dependent oxidoreductase gives MAQSIVVGACPHDCPDTCSILTTVEDGKAIAVRGNPDHPFTKGRLCVKVNNYEERVYSDQRLLYPLKRVGAKGSGSFSRISWDEAIGEIAARWKAIIADDGAEAILPYSYLGTQGIINGLNVGDPLFNKLGASVSERTFCDSASCTAYMMTIGHTPGVDPESFVHSKYIILWACNTLSTNSHHWPFIEKARKSGAKLVVIDPVRTRTAGLADWHIQIRPGTDCALALAMIHIVIKENLIDRDYIDKHTIGFDELAARAASYTPEFASRETGIAVEDIVKLARDYANTPPAVVRIGVAVERHAGGGQTVRAIACLPALIGAWKHVGGGLLQLPIWAFPVNWPTLMRPDLQPAKMRVINTWRLGAALTGDLPQGPPIKSLFVYNANPMAMVTEQDRLERGLAREDLFTVVSEHFLTDTAKYADIVLPATTQLEQKDIMFSWGHLYLSYNNPAIAPLGEAVSNTELFRRLAAAMGIDDPFFFRSDDEMIEASMDWANPALQGISLEQLQKTGFARLSLQRPDEWAPHRDGNFPTPSGKCEFKSSMAEGGNFVVPLFRQGYGGDQAGEPVDPLPHYIAPNENPASAPAKAERYPLSLISPKSHAFLNSNYGNLPAQQVLAGEQQMVILHPQDAGSRGIVAGSPIRVFNERGSFEAFATLSADVMPGVVVAPAGYWHRSNRKGATVHAVTSPAYADLGRAPTFSDVLVQVATA, from the coding sequence GTGGCCCAGAGCATAGTTGTTGGTGCATGCCCGCACGACTGTCCCGATACGTGTTCGATTCTCACGACCGTCGAGGACGGCAAGGCCATCGCGGTGCGGGGCAATCCCGATCATCCCTTCACCAAAGGCAGGCTCTGCGTGAAGGTGAACAACTATGAGGAGCGAGTCTACAGCGATCAGCGCCTGCTCTATCCGTTGAAGCGCGTGGGTGCGAAAGGAAGCGGCAGCTTCAGCCGCATCTCCTGGGATGAGGCCATCGGCGAGATTGCGGCGCGCTGGAAGGCGATCATTGCCGATGATGGCGCCGAGGCGATCCTGCCGTACAGCTATCTCGGCACGCAGGGCATCATCAATGGCCTCAATGTCGGCGATCCGCTGTTCAACAAGCTCGGCGCCTCGGTGTCCGAGCGCACCTTCTGCGATTCGGCGTCCTGCACGGCCTATATGATGACGATCGGGCACACGCCGGGCGTCGATCCGGAAAGCTTCGTCCATTCCAAATACATCATCCTGTGGGCCTGCAATACGCTGAGCACCAACTCGCATCATTGGCCGTTCATCGAGAAGGCGAGGAAGAGCGGGGCCAAGCTCGTCGTCATCGATCCGGTGCGGACGCGCACCGCGGGTTTGGCCGATTGGCATATCCAGATCCGCCCGGGCACCGATTGTGCGTTGGCGCTGGCGATGATCCATATCGTCATCAAGGAAAATCTCATCGACCGCGACTACATTGACAAGCACACGATCGGATTTGACGAGCTTGCGGCACGCGCGGCATCCTACACCCCGGAATTCGCCTCGCGCGAGACCGGCATTGCGGTCGAGGACATCGTTAAGCTCGCGCGCGATTATGCGAACACGCCGCCGGCCGTCGTCCGCATCGGCGTCGCCGTGGAACGTCACGCCGGGGGCGGTCAGACGGTTCGCGCCATTGCCTGCCTTCCCGCGCTGATCGGTGCCTGGAAGCATGTCGGCGGCGGTTTGCTGCAACTGCCGATCTGGGCATTCCCGGTGAATTGGCCGACCTTGATGCGCCCGGACCTGCAGCCCGCCAAGATGCGCGTCATCAACACCTGGCGCCTCGGCGCAGCGTTGACTGGTGATCTGCCTCAGGGGCCGCCGATCAAATCCCTGTTCGTCTACAACGCCAATCCGATGGCCATGGTCACCGAGCAGGACAGGCTCGAGCGGGGACTCGCGCGCGAGGACCTGTTCACGGTCGTCAGCGAGCACTTCCTGACCGACACCGCAAAATACGCCGACATCGTCCTGCCCGCGACGACCCAGCTCGAGCAGAAGGACATCATGTTCTCCTGGGGCCATCTCTATCTGTCCTACAACAATCCAGCCATTGCGCCGCTTGGCGAGGCGGTCTCGAACACCGAGTTGTTCCGGCGGCTCGCGGCGGCGATGGGCATCGATGATCCCTTCTTCTTCAGGTCCGACGACGAGATGATCGAGGCATCGATGGACTGGGCCAATCCGGCCCTGCAAGGGATCAGCCTGGAGCAGTTGCAGAAGACCGGATTTGCCCGGCTTTCGCTGCAACGCCCCGATGAATGGGCGCCACATCGGGATGGCAATTTCCCGACGCCTTCAGGAAAGTGCGAGTTCAAGTCGAGCATGGCCGAAGGGGGTAACTTCGTCGTGCCGCTGTTTCGGCAGGGCTATGGCGGCGACCAGGCCGGCGAGCCGGTGGATCCCCTGCCGCACTATATCGCGCCGAACGAGAATCCAGCTTCGGCGCCGGCGAAGGCTGAACGCTACCCGCTCAGCCTGATCTCGCCGAAGAGCCATGCGTTCCTGAATTCGAACTACGGCAATCTGCCGGCTCAGCAGGTTCTGGCCGGCGAGCAGCAGATGGTCATCCTGCATCCCCAGGACGCAGGATCGCGCGGCATCGTGGCCGGTAGCCCGATCCGCGTCTTCAACGAGCGTGGCTCGTTCGAGGCATTCGCGACATTGTCCGCCGACGTTATGCCCGGGGTGGTCGTTGCGCCGGCAGGGTATTGGCACCGTTCGAATCGCAAGGGCGCAACGGTCCATGCGGTGACGTCACCTGCCTACGCCGACCTCGGCCGCGCACCGACATTCTCCGACGTCCTGGTGCAGGTGGCGACTGCTTGA
- the ptsP gene encoding phosphoenolpyruvate--protein phosphotransferase, translating to MQVGAAGLAYRGRTASIGFVHGPFVRVDVDTKDARVAGTLVEEALALRNAIDVASRQIADLAAIAGGEAAQILEFQVALLDDEDFLEAIFAAIGDGDAADVAWRSALDGQIADYDSAEDEYLKARSSDLADLRDRVINILQGGEGQAPRIPGGAVVCADDLPPSRFLEIDWSAGGGLALLRGSPTSHVAMLARARGIPMVVQLGTIPEIGATALLDGEGATLELDPSAEQLRLFEARRESHRKSRASARAILRRPTASWRGERIKLLINIQSVVDLAHADAQYADGIGLMRTEFLLTDRGGLPDEEAQFGAYDAVLRWADRRPVTIRTFDAGGDKPVSGFTRDDEANPFLGVRGLRLCLARPEIFAVQLRALARAAVRGNLKVMFPMVTSADELEAGRKLFADTVQRLQAEGVAAMLPELGIMVEVPAAALAIATFKAAFFSIGSNDLAQYVLACDRSNGALAPLMDPLHPAVLELIARTAEHGRRAGVSVSLCGDMASDPRCLPALLNCGLRELSVNASALAQIKQTIDRLSSGGGLG from the coding sequence ATGCAAGTCGGCGCTGCAGGACTGGCTTACCGCGGCAGGACCGCCTCGATCGGTTTTGTCCATGGCCCCTTCGTCCGTGTCGATGTCGACACCAAGGACGCGCGGGTGGCCGGTACGCTGGTCGAAGAGGCGCTCGCCTTGCGCAACGCGATTGACGTGGCAAGCCGGCAGATCGCCGATCTCGCCGCGATCGCCGGAGGCGAAGCCGCGCAAATTCTCGAATTCCAGGTCGCGCTGCTCGATGACGAGGATTTCCTCGAAGCGATTTTTGCCGCGATCGGCGATGGGGATGCTGCCGATGTCGCGTGGCGCTCAGCGCTCGACGGGCAGATCGCGGACTACGATTCGGCTGAGGACGAATATCTGAAGGCACGCTCCTCCGACCTTGCTGACCTGCGCGACCGCGTCATCAACATTTTGCAGGGCGGCGAGGGCCAGGCGCCCAGGATTCCGGGCGGCGCCGTGGTCTGCGCCGACGATCTGCCGCCCTCGCGATTTCTGGAGATCGACTGGTCCGCCGGCGGCGGCCTGGCGCTGTTGCGCGGCAGCCCCACGAGCCATGTCGCGATGCTGGCACGGGCCAGGGGAATCCCCATGGTTGTGCAGCTCGGCACAATTCCCGAAATCGGTGCCACCGCGCTGCTCGACGGCGAAGGCGCAACCCTTGAGCTGGATCCCAGTGCCGAGCAGCTTCGCCTGTTCGAAGCGCGGCGCGAAAGCCATCGCAAGAGCCGCGCGTCAGCGCGCGCGATCCTGCGCCGGCCGACGGCGTCATGGCGCGGCGAGCGGATCAAGCTGTTGATCAACATCCAGAGCGTCGTCGACCTCGCACATGCGGACGCGCAGTATGCCGACGGCATCGGCCTGATGCGCACGGAATTCCTGCTGACAGACCGGGGCGGTCTGCCCGACGAGGAGGCGCAGTTCGGGGCATACGATGCGGTCTTGCGTTGGGCCGACCGGCGCCCGGTCACCATTCGCACGTTTGACGCCGGCGGCGACAAGCCGGTGTCCGGCTTCACGAGGGATGACGAAGCCAATCCTTTCCTCGGGGTTCGCGGCCTGCGGCTCTGCCTTGCCCGGCCCGAGATTTTTGCCGTGCAGCTTCGTGCGCTGGCGCGCGCCGCCGTGCGAGGCAACCTCAAGGTCATGTTTCCGATGGTCACCTCGGCGGACGAGCTCGAGGCCGGACGGAAGCTGTTTGCCGACACCGTGCAGCGCTTGCAGGCCGAGGGCGTTGCCGCGATGCTCCCCGAGCTGGGAATCATGGTCGAAGTTCCCGCGGCGGCCCTGGCGATTGCGACGTTCAAGGCCGCCTTCTTCTCGATCGGCTCGAACGATCTCGCGCAATATGTCCTTGCCTGCGATCGTTCCAACGGAGCTCTCGCCCCCTTGATGGATCCCCTACATCCGGCCGTGCTCGAACTGATCGCGCGCACCGCCGAGCACGGCCGCCGCGCCGGCGTCAGTGTCAGCCTGTGCGGCGACATGGCAAGCGACCCGCGCTGTCTCCCCGCCTTGCTGAACTGCGGCTTGCGGGAGCTGTCGGTCAATGCCTCCGCGCTCGCGCAGATCAAGCAGACCATCGACCGTCTCAGCAGCGGAGGCGGGCTTGGCTGA
- the dhaM gene encoding dihydroxyacetone kinase phosphoryl donor subunit DhaM has product MNDTVGIVIVSHSKDIAKGTADMVRQMVGSEVKVAFCGGNPDGGLGTSVPSIIDAINDAWSAKGVAILVDLGGAETNSEMAVEMLEPVRRDLVVVCNAPIVEGAVMAATEAAGGSSLAQVRAVAEELSAD; this is encoded by the coding sequence ATGAATGACACTGTGGGCATCGTGATCGTCTCGCACTCGAAGGACATCGCGAAAGGCACCGCCGACATGGTGCGGCAGATGGTCGGCAGCGAGGTGAAGGTGGCGTTTTGCGGCGGCAATCCGGACGGCGGGTTGGGTACCAGCGTGCCCTCGATCATCGACGCCATCAACGACGCCTGGTCCGCCAAGGGTGTTGCGATTTTGGTCGATCTTGGCGGCGCCGAGACCAACAGCGAGATGGCGGTCGAAATGCTGGAGCCTGTGCGGCGCGATCTCGTTGTCGTATGCAACGCGCCGATCGTCGAGGGCGCCGTGATGGCGGCGACCGAGGCGGCCGGCGGCAGCTCGCTGGCCCAGGTCAGGGCCGTGGCCGAGGAACTCTCTGCCGACTGA
- a CDS encoding ferredoxin family protein, protein MPYVVTDLCTGCRYTECVSVCPVECFHIDDTMTYIDPENCIDCGGCVPVCPVGAIKAAHKLAPDKVEWIEINRRRVAETPVVTSRLPPLPGADERKQAIIAR, encoded by the coding sequence ATGCCCTATGTCGTGACAGATCTCTGTACTGGCTGCCGCTATACCGAGTGCGTCAGCGTCTGCCCTGTCGAATGCTTCCATATCGACGACACGATGACTTATATCGATCCGGAGAACTGCATCGATTGCGGCGGCTGTGTGCCGGTGTGTCCCGTCGGAGCCATCAAGGCCGCGCACAAGCTGGCGCCGGACAAGGTGGAGTGGATCGAGATCAACCGCCGCAGGGTCGCCGAGACGCCTGTAGTGACCAGTCGGCTGCCGCCCCTCCCGGGAGCCGACGAGCGCAAGCAAGCGATCATCGCGCGATGA
- a CDS encoding methyl-accepting chemotaxis protein, producing MKRFSALLGGGSITLRIYLGFGTLLVLLAMIAGYGRLQVKNTAGLFDGYAASASVVEEASRLQVLVGDLQRTSAEFVTAGSPEKKFEVTQRADAVSKHLEAFTAQISEPAQQQHVQTIRSLNKEVDDSLLTLYERVTLRQEVEDGLNYDDRDIRKALKDLIGAKGDFALVLDRYLGARALTIRFATSGKDEPALRAELAKVAEAGARFMSDAKDNDDLKDSYDDFAGALKRYLEDLGRLSNALGKRQELAVTIDRLSEKMRAEAIAVKQAVATEQDLSRASVADAATSASRWMLILSLASLAFAALVGLVIARSITVPVRSLSRAMRRLAEGDHTIAVPALLRRDEIGQMAATVQVFKENAEHIQLLEQEKKASGQRTEAEKRASLMKLADEFERAVGTIVTVVSTSSGQLEASAGTLAGTAEQAQELATSVASASEEASVNVQSVASATEELSCSVKEISRQVQQSARMASEAVAQARATTESVSELSKAAARIGDVVDLISMIAGQTNLLALNATIEAARAGEAGRGFAVVASEVKALAQQTAKATCEISEQISGIQAATQSSVSAIVDISKTIERLSETSSTIAAAVEEQGAATQEISGNVQQASHGTRQVSSSITEVQRGASETGLASSMVLSAAKSLSTESGRLRTEVDRFLATVRAV from the coding sequence ATGAAGCGTTTCTCTGCACTGCTCGGTGGCGGCTCGATCACGCTGCGCATCTATCTGGGCTTTGGCACCTTGCTTGTTCTGCTCGCGATGATCGCGGGTTACGGCCGGCTTCAGGTGAAAAACACCGCGGGTCTGTTCGATGGCTATGCGGCGTCCGCCAGCGTGGTCGAGGAGGCGAGCCGCCTACAGGTGCTGGTCGGTGATCTCCAGCGGACATCAGCGGAATTCGTCACCGCCGGATCGCCCGAGAAGAAGTTCGAAGTCACGCAGCGCGCGGACGCGGTCAGCAAGCATCTCGAGGCCTTCACAGCGCAAATCTCGGAGCCCGCCCAGCAGCAGCACGTCCAGACGATCCGGTCCCTGAACAAGGAGGTCGATGACAGCCTGCTGACGCTCTATGAGCGCGTCACATTGCGTCAGGAGGTGGAGGATGGTCTCAACTATGATGACCGTGACATCCGCAAGGCCCTGAAGGACCTGATCGGCGCGAAGGGTGATTTCGCCCTCGTGCTCGATCGCTATCTGGGGGCGCGCGCCCTGACCATTCGCTTTGCAACCAGCGGCAAGGATGAACCAGCCTTGCGCGCAGAGCTCGCCAAGGTCGCGGAAGCAGGCGCCAGATTCATGTCCGACGCAAAGGACAACGACGACCTCAAGGACAGCTATGACGATTTTGCCGGCGCCCTGAAGCGCTACCTGGAGGATCTCGGCCGTCTGTCCAATGCGCTCGGCAAGCGGCAAGAGCTCGCGGTCACGATCGACCGGCTCAGCGAGAAGATGCGGGCCGAAGCGATCGCGGTCAAACAGGCAGTGGCCACCGAGCAGGACTTAAGCCGCGCCTCCGTGGCCGACGCCGCAACCAGCGCCAGCAGGTGGATGCTGATCCTGTCGCTGGCCTCGCTCGCCTTTGCCGCGCTGGTCGGGTTGGTGATCGCCCGCAGCATCACGGTGCCGGTACGCTCGCTCAGCCGCGCCATGCGGCGGCTCGCCGAGGGCGACCACACGATCGCGGTGCCGGCCCTTCTGCGCCGCGACGAGATCGGCCAAATGGCCGCGACCGTGCAGGTCTTCAAGGAGAACGCGGAGCACATCCAACTCCTGGAGCAGGAGAAGAAGGCGAGCGGACAGCGCACTGAGGCAGAAAAGAGGGCCTCCCTGATGAAGCTCGCGGACGAATTCGAGCGTGCGGTGGGGACCATCGTCACCGTTGTCTCCACCTCGTCCGGCCAGCTCGAGGCATCCGCGGGCACGCTGGCAGGCACGGCGGAGCAGGCGCAGGAACTGGCAACGTCGGTGGCGTCCGCCTCGGAGGAAGCGTCCGTCAACGTGCAGTCGGTGGCCTCGGCGACCGAAGAGCTGTCATGCTCGGTCAAGGAGATCAGCCGTCAGGTCCAGCAATCGGCGCGGATGGCGAGCGAAGCCGTCGCGCAGGCCCGGGCCACGACGGAAAGCGTCAGCGAGTTGTCGAAGGCTGCCGCACGCATTGGCGACGTCGTCGATCTGATCAGCATGATCGCAGGCCAGACCAATCTGCTGGCCCTCAATGCCACCATCGAAGCGGCCCGTGCGGGCGAAGCCGGTCGCGGCTTCGCGGTCGTGGCCTCGGAGGTGAAGGCGCTTGCGCAGCAGACCGCGAAAGCGACCTGCGAGATCAGCGAACAGATCTCGGGGATTCAGGCTGCGACGCAATCGTCGGTGTCCGCCATTGTGGACATCTCGAAGACGATCGAGAGATTGTCGGAGACGTCCTCCACCATCGCCGCCGCGGTCGAGGAGCAGGGCGCCGCCACGCAGGAGATCTCCGGCAATGTGCAGCAAGCCTCGCACGGCACGCGGCAGGTGTCTTCCAGCATTACCGAGGTGCAGCGCGGGGCGTCGGAAACGGGCCTTGCGTCCTCGATGGTGCTGTCGGCAGCGAAATCACTGTCGACCGAGAGCGGCCGTCTGAGGACCGAGGTCGATCGCTTCCTCGCCACCGTCAGGGCGGTGTAG
- a CDS encoding AraC family transcriptional regulator, with product MGQVLGHSAGKYVTGKMLQTSGERRWSNLLAERWTHAAGELPPLTPRDTEVAVLLNGHSLVDRIGSGMRQVTHGQPGTVWLCPSGITEEFINVAEPLQDVLHIFLPGRPFEETMLRDLDIDPGRVELRYEAIAQDAFIGQIASQILGELNHESSCGRLLTEALGLALSAHLIHKYSAADIRQPSARSADKPLDARRLARVVEFVRSNLDAELTVTQMASVACMSAAHFARSFRLATGSPPHEFVSHQRLALAKMRLLSEDSQIAEIALAAGFSSQANFTRAFRKAVGVTPAQFRAQKADPTS from the coding sequence ATGGGCCAGGTCCTCGGGCATTCGGCCGGTAAATATGTTACCGGAAAAATGCTGCAGACCTCCGGCGAACGACGTTGGTCAAACCTCCTGGCCGAGCGCTGGACGCACGCGGCCGGCGAACTGCCGCCGCTAACGCCGCGCGATACCGAGGTTGCCGTCCTCCTGAACGGACATAGCCTGGTCGATCGCATCGGCAGCGGCATGCGTCAGGTGACGCATGGCCAGCCGGGCACCGTCTGGCTCTGCCCGTCCGGCATCACCGAAGAGTTCATCAACGTCGCCGAGCCACTTCAGGACGTTCTGCACATCTTCCTCCCCGGCCGCCCGTTCGAGGAAACGATGCTGCGCGACCTCGATATTGACCCAGGGCGGGTGGAACTGCGCTACGAAGCAATTGCCCAGGACGCGTTTATCGGTCAGATCGCGAGCCAGATCCTTGGGGAGCTCAATCACGAAAGTTCGTGCGGGCGCCTTCTGACGGAGGCGCTCGGATTGGCGCTCTCCGCCCACCTCATCCACAAATACTCTGCCGCCGACATCCGCCAGCCGTCGGCGCGAAGCGCAGACAAGCCGCTGGACGCGCGCCGGCTGGCGCGTGTGGTGGAATTTGTCCGCAGCAACCTGGATGCCGAACTCACCGTCACCCAAATGGCGTCGGTCGCCTGCATGAGCGCAGCCCACTTCGCACGCAGCTTCCGGCTCGCCACGGGATCTCCGCCGCACGAGTTCGTCAGCCATCAGCGCCTCGCGCTGGCGAAGATGCGCCTGCTCAGCGAAGACAGCCAGATTGCCGAAATCGCCCTGGCCGCAGGTTTCTCGTCGCAAGCGAACTTCACCCGGGCCTTCCGCAAGGCGGTCGGCGTCACGCCAGCGCAATTTCGGGCGCAGAAGGCAGATCCGACCTCGTAG
- the dhaK gene encoding dihydroxyacetone kinase subunit DhaK: protein MKKFINSVDSVLAESLDGLAAAHADILALGEGRKFVRRRELNPKKVALVSGGGSGHEPLHAGFVGHGMLDAACPGQVFTSPTPDQIVEAAQAVAGDAGVLFIVKNYAGDRMNFEMAAEIAEGRTATIVTDDDVAVENSTHSIGRRGVAGTLIVEKIVGAAAEKGADLETCVALGTRVNARTRSMGVALTSCTVPAAGTPTFKLGEDEMEMGVGIHGEPGRRRVKLEQADAIAHEMIAAIAGDLDARAGSEALLLVNGFGGTPTIELYLMYNAARRMLEGRGLRIARSLVGSYVTSLDMAGCSLTVSLLDAETTALWDRPVHTAALRW from the coding sequence ATGAAGAAATTCATCAATTCGGTCGATAGCGTGCTCGCGGAGAGCCTGGACGGGCTTGCGGCCGCGCATGCGGATATTCTCGCGCTCGGCGAGGGGCGCAAATTCGTGCGGCGCCGCGAGCTGAACCCGAAAAAGGTCGCTCTGGTATCGGGCGGCGGCAGCGGGCATGAGCCGCTGCATGCGGGCTTCGTCGGCCATGGCATGTTGGATGCGGCCTGTCCGGGACAGGTCTTTACCTCGCCGACGCCGGATCAGATCGTCGAGGCGGCCCAGGCGGTCGCCGGCGATGCCGGCGTCCTCTTCATCGTCAAGAACTATGCCGGCGACCGCATGAATTTCGAGATGGCCGCCGAGATCGCCGAGGGCCGCACTGCCACCATCGTGACGGACGACGACGTCGCGGTGGAGAACTCGACCCACAGCATCGGGCGCCGCGGCGTGGCCGGCACCCTGATCGTCGAGAAGATCGTCGGCGCCGCCGCCGAGAAGGGCGCCGACCTCGAGACTTGTGTCGCGCTCGGTACGCGCGTCAATGCTCGGACGCGCTCGATGGGCGTGGCGCTGACGAGCTGCACCGTCCCCGCCGCTGGTACCCCCACCTTCAAGCTCGGCGAGGACGAGATGGAGATGGGCGTCGGCATTCACGGCGAGCCCGGACGCCGCCGCGTCAAGCTGGAGCAGGCCGACGCAATCGCCCACGAGATGATCGCGGCCATCGCCGGCGATCTCGACGCGCGGGCCGGCAGCGAGGCGCTCCTGCTCGTCAATGGTTTTGGCGGCACGCCCACGATCGAGCTCTATCTGATGTACAACGCGGCGCGCCGCATGCTGGAGGGCCGCGGCCTGCGCATCGCCCGCTCGCTGGTCGGCAGCTACGTCACCTCGCTGGACATGGCCGGCTGTTCGCTCACGGTGAGTTTGCTCGACGCCGAGACGACCGCGCTGTGGGACCGTCCCGTGCACACAGCGGCGTTGAGATGGTGA
- a CDS encoding HPr family phosphocarrier protein, producing MLDKADGQIFTGNVRLVHAVGMHARPAVKLTKLAKRFQAQISVRVAGAEWINAKSVAKIMAMRAAHGSTIEIKASGSDAEAAIAALVNLIATDFPDEVS from the coding sequence ATGCTCGATAAAGCGGACGGACAGATCTTCACCGGCAATGTGCGGTTGGTGCACGCTGTGGGCATGCATGCGCGGCCGGCGGTCAAGCTGACCAAGCTTGCAAAGAGGTTCCAGGCCCAGATTTCCGTCCGGGTCGCAGGCGCCGAGTGGATCAATGCCAAGAGCGTCGCCAAGATCATGGCGATGCGCGCGGCGCACGGCAGCACGATCGAGATCAAGGCGTCCGGCAGTGACGCAGAGGCCGCAATTGCCGCGCTGGTCAATCTGATCGCAACCGATTTTCCGGACGAGGTCTCGTAG
- a CDS encoding FAD-dependent oxidoreductase yields the protein MSSSERAAGRYRVAIIGGGPSGFYAAEALLRSGQAIDVDMFERLPVPYGLVRFGVAPDHPKLKQVTRVFDRIAEMPGFRFFGGVEIGETLSIDALRSCYHALILAIGAPLSRHMDIPGEGLLGSHQAGDFVAWYNGHPDFRHRNFEFGTERAVIIGHGNVALDVARMLAKTPDELRHTDIAAHALDALAASRIREIYLIGRRGPDQTRFAAKELQEFEELADCDPLVDLQGFPALSPAPDADSEADAALATLRAIATRPISKHRRCAFLFGLSPLRIEGDGHVQRIVLDHCLTSAPASSSRSMAIDCGLVFSSIGRRAAPISGIPYDEARGVHANIGGRLAADGCALPGLYVCGWGKRGPQGTIGTNRACSVETVANFLVDLPQLDAPPRHPDSLFGGKIIPRYVDYRAWGRIDAEEVARGRPKGKPREKFIAIDEMFAAADGEAHAEP from the coding sequence GTGTCCTCGTCTGAGCGTGCTGCGGGTCGTTATCGCGTCGCGATCATCGGCGGAGGGCCGAGCGGCTTCTACGCCGCGGAGGCCTTGCTCAGATCAGGGCAGGCGATCGACGTCGACATGTTCGAACGTCTGCCGGTGCCATACGGCCTGGTCCGCTTCGGCGTCGCGCCGGATCATCCCAAGCTGAAGCAGGTCACGCGTGTCTTCGACCGCATTGCCGAGATGCCGGGCTTCCGCTTCTTTGGCGGTGTCGAGATCGGCGAGACACTTTCGATCGACGCGTTGCGATCCTGCTACCACGCGCTCATCCTGGCCATCGGAGCTCCGCTCAGCCGGCACATGGATATCCCCGGCGAAGGACTTTTGGGAAGCCATCAAGCCGGCGATTTCGTCGCCTGGTATAATGGCCATCCGGACTTCCGGCATCGCAATTTCGAGTTCGGCACGGAGCGGGCGGTCATCATTGGCCACGGCAATGTGGCGCTTGACGTTGCAAGGATGCTCGCGAAGACGCCGGACGAACTGCGTCATACCGACATCGCCGCGCATGCATTGGACGCGCTCGCGGCCAGCCGTATCAGGGAGATCTATCTGATCGGACGGCGCGGCCCGGATCAAACCCGCTTTGCCGCAAAGGAGCTGCAGGAGTTCGAGGAGCTTGCCGATTGCGATCCGCTGGTCGACTTGCAGGGGTTTCCAGCTCTGTCTCCAGCCCCTGATGCGGATAGCGAGGCGGATGCAGCACTTGCCACGCTTCGGGCAATCGCGACACGACCGATCTCGAAGCACCGGCGTTGCGCGTTCCTGTTCGGTCTCAGCCCGCTTCGGATTGAAGGGGACGGTCATGTCCAGCGGATCGTGCTCGATCATTGTCTGACAAGCGCCCCGGCAAGCTCTTCGCGAAGCATGGCCATCGATTGCGGTCTGGTCTTCTCCAGTATCGGCCGCCGTGCAGCGCCGATCAGCGGCATTCCCTATGACGAAGCCAGAGGCGTTCACGCCAATATCGGCGGGCGGCTTGCCGCGGATGGGTGCGCATTGCCCGGCCTCTACGTCTGCGGCTGGGGCAAGCGCGGCCCGCAGGGGACGATCGGCACGAACCGCGCATGCAGTGTCGAAACCGTCGCTAATTTTCTTGTCGATCTGCCGCAACTCGATGCGCCACCGCGCCACCCCGATAGCCTTTTCGGCGGCAAGATCATTCCGCGCTACGTCGACTATCGCGCCTGGGGGCGCATCGATGCGGAAGAGGTTGCCCGCGGCAGGCCAAAGGGGAAGCCCCGGGAGAAGTTCATCGCCATCGACGAGATGTTTGCCGCAGCCGATGGCGAGGCGCACGCTGAGCCCTGA
- a CDS encoding Crp/Fnr family transcriptional regulator, protein MTERWASVQNRLLASLPSSDRALLTPHLQRISFRADTVLVRSDDELRDVYFLHSGAVAFMLDMPDGQTVATTLVGPEGAVGSLSVLGPSVSPVTALARVAGTASHITAAKFRSAYMQSPAIRQIVQVHSRALLLQLQHVAACNALHPVERRMARWLLQLHDIISDHRLPSRRMPWRNCSGCAGRPLRKQWRGYGRREPSSPSDAV, encoded by the coding sequence ATGACAGAGCGCTGGGCCAGCGTTCAGAATAGGCTTTTGGCGTCACTGCCGTCGTCCGACCGGGCGCTGCTAACACCACACCTGCAGCGGATTTCGTTCAGAGCGGACACGGTTTTAGTCCGTTCGGACGATGAACTTCGCGACGTATACTTCCTGCATAGCGGAGCCGTCGCGTTCATGCTTGATATGCCGGATGGACAGACCGTTGCGACCACCTTGGTTGGACCGGAAGGCGCGGTGGGTTCGCTTTCCGTGCTCGGCCCCTCGGTCTCGCCGGTCACCGCTCTTGCTCGTGTGGCAGGTACCGCGTCACACATCACTGCGGCGAAGTTTCGTTCCGCCTACATGCAGAGCCCAGCCATTCGGCAAATCGTACAGGTTCATTCACGCGCACTGCTGCTGCAGCTTCAGCATGTTGCGGCCTGCAACGCGCTCCACCCGGTGGAGCGGCGAATGGCGCGATGGTTGTTGCAACTGCACGATATAATCTCCGACCATCGGCTGCCCTCACGCAGGATGCCCTGGCGCAACTGCTCGGGGTGCGCAGGACGACCGTTACGCAAGCAGTGGCGCGGCTACGGACGGCGGGAGCCATCAAGTCCGAGCGACGCGGTCTGA